In a single window of the Pedococcus dokdonensis genome:
- a CDS encoding Gfo/Idh/MocA family protein: MPSHDRPTLGIGMIGYSFMGMAHSQGWRNASSFFDPALRPELVAIGGRDGAAAGEVARRFGWQHVETDWRALIARDDVDLVDICTPGDTHAEIALAALAAGKHVLCEKPLANTVEEALAMAEAAERARADGIRSMVGFTYRRVPAIAHARKLVRDGRIGEIRHVRAQYLQDWLVDPESPLTWRLQKDRAGSGALGDIGAHIIDLTQFVTGEQLAGVSAITETFVKERPLPGAVHGLRAEVSDGRGQVTVDDAAVFVGRFTGGALATFEATRFATGRKNSIRLEFNGSRGSIAFDFEDMNVLQFFDGATPATEAGFTRVVVTEPEHPYVAAWWPAGHGLGYEHGFTHQAVDLLTAIGEDRDPEPSFADGLAIQRALDAVETSAASGAAWTPIEQPAPTH; this comes from the coding sequence ATGCCCTCACACGACCGGCCGACCCTCGGGATCGGCATGATCGGCTACTCCTTCATGGGCATGGCCCACTCGCAGGGGTGGCGGAACGCCAGCAGCTTCTTCGACCCGGCCCTGCGTCCCGAGCTCGTCGCCATCGGCGGGCGCGACGGCGCGGCGGCCGGGGAGGTGGCGCGGCGGTTCGGGTGGCAGCACGTCGAGACCGACTGGCGGGCCCTCATCGCGAGGGACGACGTCGACCTCGTCGACATCTGCACCCCGGGCGACACCCATGCCGAGATCGCCCTCGCCGCCCTCGCCGCAGGCAAGCACGTGCTGTGCGAGAAGCCCCTCGCCAACACCGTGGAGGAGGCCCTGGCCATGGCGGAGGCCGCCGAGCGCGCTCGCGCCGACGGCATCCGTTCCATGGTCGGGTTCACCTACCGACGGGTGCCCGCCATCGCGCACGCGCGAAAGCTGGTGCGGGACGGGCGAATCGGTGAGATCCGCCACGTCCGGGCCCAGTACCTGCAGGACTGGCTCGTCGATCCGGAGTCTCCCCTGACCTGGCGCCTCCAGAAGGACCGCGCCGGGTCCGGGGCCCTCGGTGACATCGGGGCGCACATCATCGACCTGACCCAGTTCGTCACCGGCGAGCAGCTCGCAGGGGTCAGCGCCATCACCGAGACCTTCGTCAAGGAGCGTCCCCTCCCCGGGGCGGTCCACGGCCTGCGGGCGGAGGTCAGCGATGGCCGTGGACAGGTGACCGTCGACGACGCTGCGGTCTTCGTCGGGCGGTTCACCGGCGGCGCCTTGGCGACCTTTGAGGCGACCCGGTTCGCGACGGGACGGAAGAACTCGATCCGTCTGGAGTTCAACGGATCTCGCGGCAGCATCGCCTTCGACTTCGAGGACATGAACGTCCTGCAGTTCTTCGACGGCGCCACGCCGGCGACCGAGGCGGGCTTCACGCGCGTCGTCGTCACCGAGCCGGAGCACCCGTATGTCGCCGCGTGGTGGCCGGCCGGTCACGGACTGGGTTACGAGCACGGGTTCACCCACCAGGCCGTCGACCTCCTCACCGCCATCGGCGAGGACCGCGACCCCGAGCCCTCCTTCGCGGACGGACTCGCCATCCAGCGCGCCCTCGACGCCGTCGAGACCAGCGCGGCCAGCGGGGCGGCGTGGACCCCCATCGAGCAACCCGCCCCGACACACTGA